Proteins from one Entomospira culicis genomic window:
- a CDS encoding NAD(P)H-dependent oxidoreductase: MLHNTLVVFGHPDWQSSQVSKAWFDQIQAHLPQVKLHVLDHAHQNGQFDIAQERALVQSADKIILIYPVYWFDTPWLMQKWLEDVFTRDFYFEQKAMINKELCIAISFGGNHEMYSLGGLNLYPIEFYLLKIQGFAHKCGMRYTGHYALDSARLANIKERIVETQDQFLSWIKS; this comes from the coding sequence ATGTTACATAATACATTAGTTGTTTTTGGGCATCCAGATTGGCAATCATCGCAGGTGAGTAAAGCGTGGTTTGACCAAATTCAAGCTCACCTTCCACAAGTTAAGTTGCATGTCTTAGATCATGCACACCAGAATGGTCAATTTGATATTGCACAAGAACGTGCTCTTGTGCAGAGTGCGGATAAAATCATCTTGATCTATCCTGTATATTGGTTTGATACACCGTGGCTAATGCAAAAGTGGCTGGAGGATGTATTTACGCGAGATTTTTACTTTGAGCAAAAAGCCATGATTAATAAAGAGTTATGTATCGCAATCTCTTTTGGTGGTAATCACGAGATGTATTCTCTTGGTGGTTTAAATCTTTATCCCATAGAATTTTATCTTTTAAAAATACAGGGATTTGCCCATAAATGTGGGATGCGTTATACTGGACATTATGCCCTAGATAGCGCTCGCTTAGCTAATATCAAGGAGAGGATTGTTGAGACTCAAGATCAATTTTTGTCATGGATTAAAAGTTAA
- the phoU gene encoding phosphate signaling complex protein PhoU: MRKSFMRTLKVLNEEISKMAMLASKALAQAMQALDARDLAIAKQVEEDDEAVDQLQLVIDKHCLEALIRQQPLAKDMRLVLATLKMTGELERIGDQAADIAHLVERIIMREYQHYRIDTLRKMYDIAVQMLATLQHLFSHQSEELSDQIDRLDDQMDELYRQARQELKAIMRENAQYVDEGVTYLSIAKYFEKIGDHITNASEWIEYVRTGRFAKERRALDDHLEE, from the coding sequence ATGCGAAAAAGTTTTATGCGTACATTAAAGGTACTTAATGAGGAAATTAGTAAAATGGCGATGCTCGCCAGCAAGGCGCTAGCACAAGCGATGCAAGCACTCGATGCGCGCGATCTTGCTATCGCAAAGCAAGTGGAAGAAGACGATGAAGCGGTAGATCAATTACAGCTTGTGATTGATAAACACTGTTTAGAGGCATTAATTCGCCAACAACCATTGGCTAAAGATATGCGCTTGGTTCTTGCTACGCTTAAAATGACGGGTGAGTTGGAGCGAATTGGCGATCAGGCGGCGGATATTGCGCATTTGGTGGAGCGAATTATTATGCGAGAATATCAGCATTATAGAATTGATACGCTTCGTAAAATGTATGACATTGCGGTGCAAATGTTGGCGACTTTGCAACATCTCTTTTCTCATCAAAGCGAAGAACTTAGCGACCAAATTGATCGCCTTGATGATCAAATGGATGAGCTATATCGTCAAGCAAGACAAGAACTTAAGGCGATTATGCGTGAAAATGCACAGTATGTGGATGAAGGGGTAACCTATTTGTCGATAGCTAAATATTTTGAAAAAATTGGCGATCATATTACAAATGCATCAGAATGGATTGAGTATGTACGTACGGGGCGATTCGCCAAAGAGCGTCGTGCTTTGGACGATCATTTAGAGGAGTAA
- the pstB gene encoding phosphate ABC transporter ATP-binding protein PstB, translated as MPDIISTDFNLFYGDFQALKGINMTLKEKQLTAFIGPSGCGKSTFLRSINRMNDLIENVRVTGTLELGDLNILETTKLSLLRKRVGMVFQKPNPFATSIYNNVAYGPRTHGTKQRSILDDIVEQSLKSAALWDELKDNLHKSALSLSGGQQQRLCIARSLAVDPEVLLLDEPTSALDPVSTAKIEELLEDIKSKHTIVMVTHNMQQAARISDRVAFFLSGELIEMGDTYQIFSQPQKEKTSDYITGRFG; from the coding sequence ATGCCTGATATTATATCGACGGATTTTAATCTCTTTTATGGCGACTTTCAGGCATTAAAAGGGATCAATATGACCTTAAAAGAGAAGCAATTGACGGCTTTTATCGGACCTTCTGGATGTGGAAAGTCAACATTTTTACGCTCGATCAATCGAATGAATGATCTTATCGAAAACGTGCGTGTTACAGGGACGTTGGAGCTAGGTGATCTCAATATTTTGGAGACGACTAAACTCTCTCTCTTGCGTAAGCGGGTGGGAATGGTCTTTCAAAAACCCAATCCTTTTGCTACTTCGATATATAATAATGTCGCCTACGGCCCGCGAACACACGGGACTAAACAGCGATCTATTTTAGATGATATTGTAGAGCAGAGTTTGAAAAGCGCAGCGCTTTGGGATGAACTTAAAGACAACTTACATAAAAGTGCCCTCTCCCTTTCTGGTGGACAGCAACAACGTTTATGTATCGCTCGCTCTCTTGCGGTGGATCCAGAGGTGTTATTATTGGACGAGCCAACTAGCGCGCTTGATCCTGTCTCTACCGCAAAAATCGAAGAATTACTGGAAGATATTAAGAGCAAACATACTATCGTGATGGTAACGCATAATATGCAACAGGCTGCGCGTATTTCTGATAGGGTAGCTTTTTTTCTCAGTGGTGAACTTATTGAAATGGGCGATACATATCAAATTTTTTCCCAACCGCAAAAGGAGAAGACCAGCGATTATATTACCGGACGATTCGGTTAA
- the pstA gene encoding phosphate ABC transporter permease PstA: MSTWGRKVKVGTLYGLVVLALVIVIGSLGLIFFDIIFNGIKSINATFLKGVIPILMNTLQLVFFSLLFSVPIALMAVLYLVEYAKSEGFVRIIRFASGILAGVPSIIYGLVGMGLFVRVMGFGLSLYAGSLTVALLILPMLIRMFEDAIKAVPSTYKSAALSLGASQLRALFTVVLPASRTSLLSAIMLALGRVVGETAALILTLGTANAVIKGIWDSGRTLSINMFVLAKESVSLSEAYASALVLLLAVFLINTLANLLTGGKEHA, translated from the coding sequence ATGAGCACATGGGGTCGAAAAGTTAAGGTTGGTACGCTCTATGGCTTGGTTGTTCTGGCCTTAGTTATCGTTATTGGATCTCTTGGTTTGATCTTTTTTGATATTATTTTTAATGGTATCAAAAGCATCAATGCAACTTTCTTGAAAGGCGTTATTCCTATCCTCATGAACACGTTGCAGTTGGTCTTTTTTAGTTTGCTCTTTAGTGTCCCTATCGCCTTGATGGCAGTGCTTTATCTTGTCGAGTATGCTAAGTCTGAGGGGTTTGTGCGTATTATACGCTTTGCTTCGGGGATTTTGGCGGGAGTCCCCTCGATTATCTACGGGCTTGTTGGTATGGGGCTTTTTGTCCGGGTGATGGGATTTGGCCTATCCCTTTATGCCGGCTCATTAACGGTAGCGCTTCTTATCTTACCCATGCTCATTCGGATGTTTGAGGATGCCATTAAAGCCGTGCCTTCTACCTATAAGAGTGCTGCGTTAAGTTTGGGCGCTAGTCAATTGCGAGCGCTTTTCACTGTAGTTCTCCCAGCTTCGCGCACTTCATTATTAAGTGCGATTATGCTTGCTCTTGGGCGAGTCGTTGGCGAGACGGCGGCGCTCATTTTAACATTGGGTACGGCAAATGCGGTTATCAAGGGAATTTGGGACTCAGGGCGTACATTGAGCATCAATATGTTTGTTCTTGCCAAAGAGTCAGTCTCTCTAAGTGAGGCTTATGCTAGTGCCTTGGTCTTGCTTTTGGCAGTCTTTCTTATCAACACGTTAGCGAACCTATTAACGGGAGGCAAAGAGCATGCCTGA
- the pstC gene encoding phosphate ABC transporter permease subunit PstC: MFKYLEPIIEFTFKLVAGLIFLLLLAIIYAMMSEGIPAIRAIGLWNFLSGTKWQPSNQVFGIFPMIISSLGVTLGAILLGVPTGLLVAIFINEILPRRFRIYLISLVNLMAAIPSVVYGFWGVAVIVPQVAKIQLPGNSMLAAILVVSLMIVPTMVSMSLSGLRSVSSDEKAASLALGEGRMLTVWRVCLPRIRSTLQAAVILAFGRAIGEATAVVLVAGNAVQIPTSLFDSVRTLTANTVMEMGYATGLHRQALMATGMTLFLFIILVNLLLSWFMREKRGAKS, encoded by the coding sequence ATGTTTAAATATCTAGAACCGATTATTGAGTTTACCTTTAAGCTTGTAGCAGGTCTTATTTTTCTGCTTTTACTAGCTATTATTTATGCCATGATGAGCGAGGGGATTCCTGCCATTAGAGCGATTGGCTTATGGAATTTTCTTTCGGGAACGAAGTGGCAGCCTAGTAATCAAGTTTTTGGCATCTTTCCTATGATTATCTCCAGTTTAGGGGTTACCCTTGGTGCCATTCTGCTGGGAGTTCCGACCGGACTGTTGGTGGCTATCTTTATTAATGAAATTTTACCTCGGCGATTTCGTATTTACCTGATCTCTTTGGTCAACTTAATGGCGGCGATTCCTAGTGTTGTCTATGGATTTTGGGGCGTTGCGGTGATAGTTCCTCAAGTTGCTAAGATTCAACTACCGGGCAATAGTATGTTGGCGGCCATCTTGGTGGTCTCTTTGATGATTGTTCCCACCATGGTCTCGATGAGTTTGAGTGGCTTACGCAGTGTATCTTCTGACGAAAAAGCAGCCAGTTTAGCCTTGGGCGAAGGACGTATGCTTACGGTATGGCGTGTCTGTTTACCACGTATTAGATCCACATTGCAGGCAGCTGTTATCTTAGCATTTGGACGTGCCATTGGTGAAGCAACGGCAGTCGTCTTGGTTGCTGGAAATGCGGTACAGATACCCACCTCTCTCTTTGATTCAGTGCGTACGCTTACCGCCAATACGGTTATGGAGATGGGATATGCAACGGGCTTGCATCGGCAGGCACTTATGGCAACGGGTATGACGTTATTTCTCTTTATTATCCTTGTCAATTTATTGTTATCTTGGTTTATGCGCGAAAAACGAGGAGCTAAATCATGA
- a CDS encoding phosphate ABC transporter substrate-binding protein, whose translation MNDTLNQRISVDKKAVFFLTFLAMLLIFSSCRRPASSSVNIIGSTTVTPLMERLVAVYEEDKEHRFDIQSLGSTMGVNSVRDGHTPIGMSSRSLTDEERTKGVIAHQIAIEALAVAVNYDNPIDSLSHQQIHDIFSGKITNWNQVGGFDRPIVVISREAGSGARATFEALLKLQENKESLIDSIKLLIIGDGTGQVRANVASKIEGIGYMSVAVVDGQRVKAIRIDGYAPTMENIQQGLYLLSEPLYLLTRADSPREITQFLEWILSPAGQAVVVEFGAVPVRMP comes from the coding sequence ATGAACGATACGCTCAACCAGAGGATTTCTGTGGATAAAAAAGCGGTTTTTTTCTTGACTTTCCTAGCAATGTTGCTGATCTTCAGTAGTTGTCGTCGTCCTGCTTCAAGCTCGGTAAACATCATTGGATCCACCACGGTTACTCCGCTTATGGAGCGCCTTGTTGCTGTCTATGAAGAAGACAAGGAGCATCGCTTTGACATTCAATCCTTAGGCTCGACCATGGGCGTAAACTCGGTACGAGATGGTCATACCCCCATCGGCATGAGTTCCCGATCACTCACCGATGAGGAACGCACCAAGGGGGTCATCGCCCATCAAATTGCGATTGAAGCGCTTGCCGTTGCCGTAAATTACGATAATCCAATCGACTCTCTCTCTCATCAACAAATCCATGACATTTTTAGCGGAAAAATTACCAATTGGAATCAAGTCGGTGGCTTCGATCGTCCGATTGTCGTCATCTCTCGTGAGGCGGGATCTGGCGCGCGCGCCACTTTTGAGGCGCTACTCAAACTTCAAGAGAATAAAGAGAGCTTGATCGATAGCATCAAACTTCTCATTATTGGCGATGGAACAGGGCAGGTGCGTGCCAATGTTGCCAGCAAGATTGAGGGTATCGGCTATATGAGTGTTGCCGTGGTAGATGGGCAACGTGTCAAGGCAATTCGTATTGATGGATATGCCCCCACCATGGAGAATATTCAGCAGGGATTATATCTTTTAAGCGAACCACTTTATCTGCTGACGCGTGCGGATTCTCCAAGAGAAATCACGCAATTTTTAGAGTGGATTTTATCGCCTGCAGGGCAAGCGGTGGTTGTGGAATTCGGGGCTGTACCGGTGAGGATGCCATAA
- a CDS encoding alpha-glucoside-specific PTS transporter subunit IIBC, whose translation MSGDNEQKRSTVIFEKVQKFGAAMFVSVMLFLFVGILLAVIQSIGFTIKQLGLESSMAWLLQFLGILESGAWAVFIHMSILFAMGIPISMAQKAPARAVLATFITYLTFNYFVGAILTTWPGIAPAVDFTQNVGGTSGLTMVAGIKTLDMSIIGGVMVGFIMTAIHNKFYDKKLPDYLGIFQGVALVAMIGFFVMLPLAFAVVLVWPVVQSGIAGLQGFLMGAGNLGVWLYTFLEKILLPFGLHHFIYGPFIYGPAAVDGGIKAYWIQHMTEFANNPLPLKEQFTVGFSLHGNGKVFGLPAAALAMYHTAKPENRKAMAGLLIPAALTAFLTGITEPIEFTFLFIAPMLFVVHAFLSATAAMTMYMVGVVGDMGGGALDMLSTFWWPMLMSDYHKGIVFTHIGVGLVFTVIYYFVFRFMILRFDLPTPGRGESETKLYKKADYKEKQAVGGQTQAVAHELADGKGSFAQQARGYMEVLGGKENIETVTNCMTRLRVKVRDASKAEQSVDAFKAVGATSVVIKGESYQVIIGMDVQNVRDEFDKLMQ comes from the coding sequence ATGAGTGGAGATAATGAGCAAAAACGAAGCACCGTTATCTTTGAAAAGGTACAGAAATTTGGTGCAGCGATGTTCGTCTCGGTTATGCTGTTCTTATTTGTGGGTATTTTACTGGCGGTTATTCAGTCTATCGGCTTTACGATTAAGCAGTTGGGGCTTGAGTCATCCATGGCTTGGTTGTTACAATTTTTGGGGATTTTGGAGAGTGGCGCGTGGGCGGTCTTTATCCACATGTCCATCCTCTTTGCGATGGGTATTCCCATCTCCATGGCGCAAAAAGCGCCGGCGCGTGCGGTTTTGGCAACATTTATCACATATTTAACATTTAACTATTTTGTTGGAGCGATTCTCACCACTTGGCCTGGTATTGCCCCAGCTGTCGACTTTACGCAAAACGTGGGTGGCACCTCTGGTTTAACGATGGTTGCTGGCATTAAGACGTTGGATATGAGCATTATTGGTGGCGTGATGGTTGGTTTTATCATGACGGCGATCCACAATAAATTTTACGACAAAAAGCTGCCCGACTATCTAGGCATCTTCCAAGGCGTGGCGCTAGTGGCAATGATTGGCTTCTTTGTGATGCTTCCATTAGCGTTTGCCGTTGTTTTGGTGTGGCCTGTGGTGCAGTCTGGTATTGCGGGTCTACAGGGCTTTTTGATGGGTGCGGGTAACTTAGGGGTATGGCTCTACACCTTCCTCGAGAAGATTTTGCTTCCGTTTGGATTGCATCACTTTATCTATGGTCCGTTTATCTATGGTCCTGCCGCCGTCGATGGTGGAATCAAGGCTTACTGGATTCAGCACATGACAGAATTTGCTAATAATCCATTACCGCTTAAAGAACAATTTACCGTAGGATTCTCTTTGCATGGTAATGGAAAGGTCTTTGGTTTGCCTGCCGCTGCCTTGGCGATGTATCATACGGCTAAACCAGAGAATCGTAAAGCGATGGCTGGTCTCTTGATTCCCGCGGCCTTAACCGCTTTTTTAACCGGAATCACCGAACCAATTGAGTTCACCTTCTTGTTTATCGCCCCAATGCTCTTTGTGGTGCATGCCTTCTTGAGCGCTACGGCTGCGATGACCATGTATATGGTAGGTGTGGTGGGAGACATGGGAGGTGGTGCGCTAGATATGCTCTCTACCTTCTGGTGGCCGATGCTAATGAGTGATTATCATAAAGGCATCGTCTTTACGCATATCGGCGTGGGATTAGTCTTTACGGTGATTTACTACTTTGTCTTTAGATTCATGATTTTACGCTTCGATTTACCCACACCCGGCAGAGGTGAGAGCGAGACCAAGCTCTACAAAAAGGCCGACTACAAAGAGAAGCAAGCCGTAGGCGGTCAAACTCAAGCCGTAGCGCATGAGCTTGCTGATGGAAAGGGAAGCTTCGCGCAACAAGCACGTGGTTATATGGAAGTACTTGGTGGTAAAGAGAATATCGAGACGGTAACCAACTGTATGACCCGTCTACGCGTGAAGGTTAGGGACGCCTCTAAAGCAGAGCAGAGTGTTGATGCCTTCAAGGCGGTGGGTGCTACCAGTGTGGTTATCAAGGGCGAGAGTTATCAAGTGATTATTGGGATGGACGTGCAGAATGTTCGCGATGAATTTGATAAATTGATGCAATAG
- a CDS encoding methionine ABC transporter ATP-binding protein, producing the protein MIEFQQITKRYDQRKEPFFALNQVSLSIPDGSITGILGQSGAGKSTLLRLINGLVRPTSGKVLIDGQEIQQLKDAQLRPIRHQMSMIFQHFNLFATKTVYQNIAIALQAVGVPKDQHQKRITKVLNEVGLPHKIDSYPSQLSGGEKQRVGIARALITEPKYLLCDEITSALDPKSAKEILELLRRIHQERKLTIVFITHQIEAVMALCQEVILMEEGAVIHRSSTLDLFLHIDNPTTATYLKAVIYDVQIEHDNVYQLIYVGKILQEDSILSHMIRTFHVDVNIIHAKVLLIGEEHLGYLYLQIIGDKQSQAITYLREQGILVHALENQRFLEKKS; encoded by the coding sequence ATGATCGAATTTCAGCAAATAACGAAACGTTACGACCAGCGTAAAGAGCCATTTTTCGCGCTCAACCAAGTCTCTCTCTCCATCCCAGATGGTTCGATCACTGGCATTTTAGGGCAGAGCGGTGCGGGCAAAAGTACGCTTTTACGCCTAATTAATGGTCTAGTGCGTCCAACCTCAGGCAAAGTTCTCATCGATGGGCAAGAGATTCAACAACTAAAAGATGCACAACTGCGTCCCATTCGTCACCAAATGAGCATGATCTTTCAGCACTTTAACCTCTTTGCAACAAAGACCGTCTACCAAAATATCGCCATCGCACTCCAAGCCGTCGGCGTACCCAAAGATCAACATCAAAAGCGTATCACCAAGGTCTTAAACGAAGTAGGATTACCACACAAAATCGATAGCTATCCTAGCCAGCTCTCAGGAGGAGAAAAACAACGCGTTGGCATTGCGCGCGCACTTATTACCGAGCCCAAGTATTTACTATGCGACGAAATAACCAGCGCACTCGACCCTAAAAGCGCCAAGGAAATTCTCGAATTATTACGTCGCATTCACCAAGAGCGCAAGCTTACTATCGTTTTTATTACCCATCAAATTGAGGCGGTTATGGCGCTATGTCAAGAAGTTATCTTAATGGAAGAAGGCGCAGTCATCCACCGCTCCTCCACGCTCGATCTCTTCCTTCACATCGATAATCCGACAACGGCAACCTATCTCAAAGCGGTTATTTACGACGTGCAAATTGAGCACGATAATGTCTATCAGCTTATCTATGTGGGGAAAATTTTGCAAGAAGATTCCATTCTAAGCCATATGATTCGTACCTTTCATGTTGATGTTAATATCATTCATGCTAAGGTTTTATTGATTGGCGAAGAGCACTTGGGCTATCTCTATCTACAAATCATCGGCGATAAGCAATCGCAAGCAATAACCTATCTGCGCGAGCAAGGCATTCTCGTGCATGCACTGGAAAACCAACGCTTTCTTGAAAAGAAATCTTAA
- a CDS encoding methionine ABC transporter permease, translating into MSANHWRILFQSLGETLLLIGIVGAFALVLGTILGIILFASQERSIAYHRPAFIFLNAIINTLRAIPFVILLIIMLPITAHIMGTILGYKAALPALIVAVVPFFARIVYLALDGVPKGVIEAMQAMGLARARMLWLLIQEARSAIIAGFTITLVTLVGFIAAATVIGTGGLGATAYNHGFLRNNLPLMYTATLLMILLVFALQFLGDMVVKFLKKKE; encoded by the coding sequence ATGAGTGCAAATCATTGGCGCATTTTATTTCAATCTCTTGGCGAAACGCTCCTACTCATCGGTATTGTGGGAGCATTTGCCTTAGTTTTAGGGACAATTTTGGGCATTATCCTCTTCGCCAGCCAAGAACGAAGCATCGCCTACCATCGCCCTGCCTTCATCTTCCTCAATGCGATCATCAACACTCTACGCGCCATTCCTTTCGTCATCCTTCTTATTATTATGTTACCGATAACTGCCCATATCATGGGGACAATTTTAGGGTATAAAGCTGCACTTCCGGCGCTTATTGTGGCGGTAGTACCCTTTTTTGCGCGCATTGTCTATCTTGCTCTGGATGGCGTGCCAAAAGGTGTTATCGAGGCGATGCAGGCGATGGGATTAGCGCGCGCGCGCATGCTCTGGCTTCTCATCCAAGAGGCAAGATCCGCAATCATCGCAGGCTTCACCATCACGCTGGTAACCTTGGTGGGATTCATCGCCGCCGCTACCGTTATCGGCACAGGTGGATTAGGTGCGACTGCCTATAATCATGGATTTTTACGAAATAATCTCCCATTAATGTATACAGCAACGTTACTTATGATTTTACTGGTCTTTGCTTTACAATTTTTAGGGGATATGGTAGTAAAATTTCTTAAAAAGAAAGAGTAA
- a CDS encoding MetQ/NlpA family ABC transporter substrate-binding protein, with the protein MKRNILFAILASLALISCPKKENEKVIRVVASSVPHAVILEQAIPMLKKEGYTLKIEEVNDYNIPNRALLTRSADANFFQHEPFLNQFNRENQSAIIPVAQIHIEPIGLYSQRIDKRKPLLDQLSDGDLIIMSNSPSDQGRLLFLLQEANLITLNPNVTSENARLEDITSMAKQFIIRNDVAPELLVSMYKNNEAKLILINGNFALTAQLNPLEDAILLESGLNNPYSNILAALAENQNTPKMQALIRALTSKEMSTFINNTYKGTVIPINN; encoded by the coding sequence ATGAAACGTAATATTTTGTTTGCTATCCTCGCATCGCTAGCATTGATTAGCTGTCCGAAGAAAGAGAATGAAAAAGTTATCCGAGTGGTTGCAAGCTCTGTTCCGCATGCCGTGATCTTGGAGCAAGCCATTCCGATGCTCAAGAAGGAGGGTTATACCCTCAAAATCGAAGAGGTGAATGATTACAATATCCCAAATCGTGCATTATTGACCCGATCAGCGGATGCTAACTTCTTTCAGCATGAGCCCTTCTTAAATCAATTTAACCGAGAAAATCAAAGTGCGATTATTCCCGTGGCGCAAATTCATATCGAACCCATCGGGCTCTACTCGCAGCGTATCGACAAGCGAAAGCCTCTGCTCGATCAACTTTCTGATGGTGATCTTATCATCATGAGTAACTCCCCAAGCGATCAAGGGCGTCTCTTGTTTCTATTACAAGAGGCTAATCTTATCACTCTTAACCCTAATGTTACCTCAGAAAATGCACGCTTAGAGGATATTACCTCCATGGCAAAGCAGTTTATTATCCGTAACGATGTTGCGCCAGAACTTTTGGTAAGCATGTACAAAAATAACGAGGCGAAGCTTATCCTTATTAATGGAAATTTTGCGCTTACTGCACAACTTAATCCACTAGAGGATGCAATTTTACTCGAAAGTGGCCTCAATAATCCGTATAGCAACATTCTTGCCGCGCTCGCGGAAAATCAAAATACCCCTAAAATGCAAGCACTGATTCGTGCACTCACCTCAAAAGAGATGAGCACCTTTATTAATAACACGTATAAGGGAACCGTCATTCCTATTAACAACTAG
- a CDS encoding patatin-like phospholipase family protein, which produces MQQRTFTKLGLALAGGGGKGAYQVGVFRALIESGLFSKVQAISGTSVGSLNAVLFAHKDLALAHYLWLSVIEKEIIQFNSNKWSKDLAYWKGLWQRFQNEEQSLNSFIDFMKRSPLPLGMFDREGLLHIMRQEIDWSVLIESGIELYATATNVSTKCQENFILNNLSVAKVEDILLASSAIPGVFSPVLIDGCQYYDGGLYQNLPIDILYEAGCDLIITVPLFRAIDKVKDKKKYPRAKIIELMPEQSLGGINGVLDFSPKSVRAFMKAGYDQHIELLHAISKLFREIPKEKDSNHAGTLLR; this is translated from the coding sequence ATGCAACAACGAACGTTTACAAAATTAGGCTTAGCCTTGGCAGGCGGTGGTGGTAAGGGTGCTTATCAGGTGGGAGTTTTTCGGGCACTTATCGAGAGCGGTCTCTTTTCTAAAGTGCAAGCTATATCGGGTACTTCGGTGGGTTCGCTCAACGCGGTGCTCTTTGCTCATAAGGATTTAGCGTTAGCACACTACCTATGGTTATCGGTTATTGAAAAGGAGATTATTCAATTTAATAGTAATAAGTGGAGTAAAGATCTTGCATATTGGAAGGGATTGTGGCAACGCTTTCAAAATGAGGAGCAGAGCTTAAATAGTTTTATCGACTTTATGAAGCGATCGCCTTTACCCTTGGGTATGTTTGATCGTGAGGGGCTCTTACATATTATGCGACAAGAGATCGATTGGTCGGTTTTAATAGAGAGTGGTATCGAGCTTTATGCTACAGCGACAAATGTATCGACCAAGTGTCAGGAGAATTTTATTCTCAATAACCTATCTGTAGCAAAAGTAGAGGATATTTTATTGGCATCTAGTGCTATTCCTGGGGTTTTTAGTCCAGTGCTTATCGACGGGTGTCAATATTATGATGGCGGTCTCTATCAAAATTTACCTATCGACATTCTTTACGAAGCAGGATGTGATCTGATTATTACGGTGCCGTTATTTCGTGCTATCGATAAGGTAAAAGATAAAAAGAAGTACCCTCGCGCTAAAATTATCGAACTAATGCCCGAGCAATCATTAGGAGGAATTAATGGTGTATTAGATTTCTCTCCTAAAAGTGTGCGTGCTTTTATGAAAGCGGGATACGATCAACATATTGAATTGCTTCATGCGATAAGCAAACTTTTTAGAGAAATTCCAAAAGAAAAGGACTCCAATCATGCTGGAACCCTTTTAAGGTAA
- a CDS encoding patatin-like phospholipase family protein: protein MKRQKFNKLGIALAGGGGRGAYQVGVFRALLERQLFDKAQILAGTSVGALNSVLFLHRDFHLANYIWRCKIEQAILYLDKGRFRQPLENFWGDQGSDKSLFEQIKGLFQESGFKAGIFSREGLVNILRNEMDLSVVKKSRQKVYATATRASNKVVEFFSLNTLKPDELINILLASSALPGIFSREYINGKEYYDGGIHHNVPIDILYQEGCDLILVVHLFRTRDKVAHHLYPNTTIIELTPESSLGGMMGVLDFSSRNVHDLIGRGYTDNIDILSSISHRFLIKSRPKFFS from the coding sequence ATGAAGCGACAAAAATTTAATAAACTTGGCATTGCCTTAGCTGGTGGTGGTGGACGAGGGGCTTATCAAGTGGGCGTATTTCGTGCCCTCTTAGAGCGTCAACTTTTTGATAAGGCGCAAATATTGGCAGGAACGTCGGTGGGTGCGTTGAATAGTGTCCTCTTTCTGCATCGAGATTTTCATTTGGCAAACTATATTTGGCGCTGTAAAATTGAGCAGGCAATCCTCTATTTAGATAAGGGGCGTTTTCGTCAACCATTGGAGAATTTTTGGGGCGATCAAGGTAGTGATAAATCACTTTTTGAGCAAATTAAAGGGCTTTTTCAGGAGAGTGGCTTTAAGGCAGGGATTTTTAGTCGAGAAGGATTAGTTAATATTTTACGCAACGAAATGGATCTATCGGTTGTAAAAAAAAGTCGCCAAAAAGTTTACGCTACAGCGACACGGGCGAGTAATAAGGTTGTAGAATTCTTTTCATTGAATACACTTAAACCCGATGAGTTGATTAATATTCTTTTGGCATCGAGTGCCTTGCCAGGTATTTTTTCGCGTGAGTATATTAATGGTAAGGAGTATTACGACGGGGGGATTCATCATAATGTGCCTATCGATATCCTTTATCAAGAGGGTTGCGATTTGATTTTGGTGGTGCATCTCTTTCGTACACGGGATAAAGTGGCGCATCATCTCTACCCGAATACGACGATTATTGAACTAACACCGGAATCTTCGCTGGGTGGAATGATGGGAGTGTTGGACTTTTCCTCTCGAAATGTGCACGATTTAATTGGGCGAGGATATACGGACAATATTGATATTTTATCGTCTATAAGTCATCGATTTTTGATTAAAAGTCGCCCAAAATTTTTTAGCTAG